The window CTTGCATCTGTCGTCCTCGTTATCTTTAGCTTTTGGGGATGGTATTAGTAAGGGAACGTTAGAAATGGGGTGTTAAAGATGGGCCTTTAGTAATGTCAGCATTGCTATTTTACTTTATAATGGCTGGCTTTAGACACCTCAACTTTTATTAATGATGTGTTTTTCATTTTTTATTTGGTCTAATCATAGCTGTAAATTTATGAATACCTATTTTCTTGAGCAACTGATTGCGTTACCAAGCACGGCGCCTACGGATACCAGCCTAATAGAGTTAGCGCCTTGTGTGCTTACTATTGGCAACTTCGATGGTGTCCATCTGGGTCATCAAGCGATGCTCGCCCAAGTGCGCACATTGGCGAATGAGCAAAAGCTGAGCGCGGCGGTAATGATATTCGAACCACAGCCACGCGAATTTTTTGCACCGGCTACCGCCCCTGCGCGCCTGACTAATTTAGCAGAAAAACAAGCCTTGCTAGCCGAGTACGGGGTCGAAACCTTGATCGTAGCAGGTTTCGATACTGATTTTCGTTCATTGTCTGCACAAGCTTTCGCTGATCTTTTGGCACTGCGCTTAAACGTACAGGCATTAGTATTAGGCGATGATTTCCGTTTTGGCCATGATCGTACCGGTGACAGTCAATTTTTGCGTAACTATGGCTTGCACGTGACCAACCTACATACGGTCACTGACGACAACCCTATTAATAACAATACGGCTGAGCGTATCAGCTCTACCCGCGTTCGTGATTTATTATTAGCAGGTGATATCTCCGCTGCCAATCAGCTACTTGGCCGTGATTACGCTATCACTGGCTTAGTGATTGGGGGTGATAAAATTGGCCGTACCCTGGACTTCCCAACTGCTAATATCGACTTGGCGCGGCTAAAACCCGCCTTACACGGTATCTTTGCGGTCGACGTGGTGGGTCTTGATAAGTATGGACAAATCATACCTAACGGACTAACTACATTAGCAGAAAATGAACAGACAGGGGTAGCCGGTCTGCGCTCGCATAGCTTATTTGGTACGGCTAGTGTTGGTATCAGACCGTCCGTCGATAAAGGACATGACTGGCGCCTAGAAGTACATTTCCCGCAGTTCCACGCGGACTTATATGAACAAACATTACACGTTCGATTTTTGCATTTTTTACACGGTGAACGTCATTATGACGGTCTTGAGGCGCTAAAATCTGGCATCAATAACGATGTCACAGATTTACTTGAATGGCGTGCGCAGCAGCCTGATTAGCAAACTGCATATAATACGAAAACAAAACCCACAAGCGCGAGCGTTGTGGGTTTTTTATTACTAATTTTTATTAATTTAGAATATTTCAGCCAATAATGAGCAATTAGGCGTCTGGGTGCATACGTACATTCAGATCGTCAATAATCTCGACCCACGCCGCATCTTTGGTCCATTCTTCTTGTAAAAACATACGTTGATTGTCATTCCAAACGTTAGACTCTATCAATTTTTCACTTTTTGCCAGCTGGTGTTTTTCAACGAAATTGTCGATAGCTTCATCTGAACTGTCCAATCCTAACTGGGCAAATAAGTCATTAATAGTATAATCTGGTTCACCTAACATCGTCTTTCTCCTCGAAGGTTGTTGATTAGTCGTGCTGGTTTATTTTTTATGGCTTGTTGTTTATCTGCTTTTTTATATCTAAGTTAGATCTAGACTTTTAAATACGTATTTATTGTAGCAAAGCTTATTTTAAAAGCTGTTATTCAACGTTACCAGTTATGTTAACGTCTTTTATATTAGCGTCCAGGTAATGGCAAAAGTTGAAAATACAAAAAGGCCCTCAAACTTAGGAGGGCCTTTTCACTTCAAATTGCTGGCTTTTTTAATAACAAGCCAGAAAATTAACAATTTATCTAGCTGTTTATCTACTTATGGTAGTAGATGTGATACTGCGTCACGCTCTTCGCTAAGCTCTTGCTCAGTGGCAGCCATCTTCTCTTTTGAGAAGTCTGATGACACATCAACGTCAGCAACGATAGACCAGTCGCCGTTTTTGCAAGTACATGGGAATGAGTAAATCAAGCCTTCAGAGATACCGTATTCGCCATTAGAATAAACGCCCATTGAGACCCAATCGTTGTCTTCAGTACCCGTTACCCACGTACGCACGTGTGCAATAGCAGCATTGGCAGCAGAGGCCGCAGAAGAGGCGCCACGTGCTTTAATAATTGCCGCACCGCGTTGTTGTACTTCTGGGATATAAGTGTTTTCGTACCAATCACGATCTACTAAATCTAGCGCAGGCTTACCGTTTACTGTGCAAGCAGTCAGATCAGGATACTGAGTTGAGGAATGGTTGCCCCAGATGATCATCTTTTTCACATCATTAATGGTGCTGTCAGTTTTGCCAGCCAATTGTGCCATTGCGCGGTTATGATCCAAACGAGTCATCGCAGTGAAATTGCGTGGGTCTAGATCTGGTGCGTTACGCTGAGCGATAACGGCGTTGGTATTAGCAGGGTTACCTACTACCAGAACTTTAACATCACGGCTTGCGACATCATTAAGTGCTTTACCTTGTGCTGAGAAAATCGCAGCGTTGGCCTCTAACAGGTCTTTACGTTCCATACCTGGGCCACGAGGACGTGAGCCTACTAGTAATGCATAGTCAATATCTTTAAAAGCGATATTAGCATCATCAGTTTGCACGATACCTGCTAATAAAGGAAATGCACAGTCTTCTAATTCCATGACCACACCTTTAAGTGCGTCAAGTGCTGGAGCGATTTCAAGTAATTGCAAAATTATTGGCTGATCTTTACCTAGCATCTCACCAGATGCAATACGAAAAAGCATGGCATAGCTGATATTACCAGCGGCACCAGTTACGGCAACACGTACAGGCTGTTTCATAGAATATTCCCTAATTGATTATTAGATAATTTTGTCATATTTTCAGACACAGGCATTTTAGACTTTCATTACCATTTTAGACATAGTCATGTTGAATATAGTCATTTTCAATATGGATATAGTCTTACTACAGGGTAATGGTCGTAAACCGAAAGCTAGTGTAGCACTTCGTTTGGTGAATCGTCTAGGGACAATACCGCGCTTGCTGGCGTCTATATTGTTACAATTTATACAGTCAGAAGTTTGTGACTATGAGGAAATTCATAAAGACAAGTCAGGAGAAAGGATTAAAAAACGATCAAAGGGCAACTTTATTGAGTGAGACTCTTTTAATGAAGACTCTCATAAAAGGAATGTTGGAGGCCGTATTATTTACCACCTGAGATGATAAAATTTGAGCCGCAATTATCTACTATATTGTTACAGCTGCCAAATTCGCTGCCTTCATAACAAACGTGAACATCAGTAAGTATCGTCTGGCGACGAGTGCCAGGTTGGCAAATTAAGTCAATACTAGAGGGCGTCATACCACTGTTTAGACGGGTCATTTGCCCAATAAAGCGCGATTTGGAGACGGTATAACTATTGCCTGTGTTCAACTCACTGGGTAGTTTTAATTGTCCGGCAAGATTGACGATTTGACGAAAGTAACTGCTCGCACTCAGCGGACTACAAGCACCGTAATACTGCCAAACTTGGGTACGAACAGTAATATCCGGCATGATGCGATTAACCACTTTTAACTGTAGGGGCGTTAGGCGTGTCTCGCTACCTCGTCCACAGCGCTCACCATAACCGAGATCAAGACCAGATACTGTCAAAGAATAACCCTCTAAACACTGGCGCATACGGGCGCGCGAGGGTTGAATATTACACAATGCGGGCGTCATCTCAATCATCAATACCCGTTGTCCAGTCTTAACCGCACTAGCGGCATGTGCGGGTAGAGCAAACACAGGCAGCAATACCAAACCGACAACACTAAGTAAAGTATGACATATATACTTAGGTTTTTTACCCGTTAGGCTGTCACCTATTTTTTCTGGTAGCTTTGCTTCTAACGCACGCCACGTTCGTGTGTGCACAGATAACTGACGTCTGTTCTGTAATAATATCGGCAAATTTAAATGTTTTTTTATCATAAGTAACTTTTGTTGTAAATAACAAGTGTCATAAGTAATACAGCATTTAGCAGTTATCAAACAGGGTCTATAAGCTCAGATTATAGAATTCATAATTTATAGCGCTCAAAATTTACAGTGCTTAAGATACAAAAACCAAATAATCTAAGAACAAGGCCGTTTTAGAAAAGCATGGACGTTAACTTACTCAATGGTAGCAAAACGCTTTTTTTAATCTACAGCAAAAACGTAAATTCAACGTTAATCACTTGATGATGCCAACCTCGAAGTTGTCATTATTAAAAAAGCTCTAAAAATTAGCCAGTTGTTTTAAAACGCAGCGGGAATCGTACCCATACGCTGACTGATGGGCTCAGGACGACCCAATAAACTACTATAAATAGTAGCATTTTCCATCACATGCTTGACGTAATCGCGAGTCTCAGGGTAAGCAATCGATTCGACATACTGATCGGCGGCAAGCGCGCCATAAGTTGGCTGCCAGCGCTTAGCCTTATTAGGACCAGCATTATAGCCCGCAGTTGCAAGTACCGGCTGGTAGTTCAGCTTCCCTAAGATATCACTCATGTACCAAGTACCATAGCGAATATTAGTATCGCCGCTGTTTGCACCGCTAGCACTATACGACTCACCTAAGTTACGGGCAATGTATTTTGCTGTATCGGGCATGATTTGCATCAAACCACTGGCTCCTACATTAGAGCGCGCTGAGGTTACAAAACGACTCTCTTGGCGCATGATGCCATAGGCCCAAGCAGGATCAATCCCTGCTGACTGACTATAGCGCACAACCGCATCTTGGTGCGGCATTGGATGCGATAGCGCCAAACTATTGGCATTATCAGTATTATCAATTGCGTAGATAGCGCGATCGAGCCAGCCCATGTCATGCGCTTGGCGAGCAGCAGCAATAATCAGATTGTCATCACGATTATCACGCGCCACCTTCACCGCCCAGTTCCACTCTCGATTGGCATAAGCACGGCTAGCCTCTGCGTTGTATAACGCAAATGCACGAGCGAAGCTTGGGTCTTGCATGACACGCGCGCGATCCCTACCACTCACACTTGGTAAATTGTTACCGCCTAAGCGACCAGCGTCAAAACGTTGACCGACTTTATCTTTTGCCATCAACCCGTAATATTCATTACTCTTAGCCAAATGCTGATACATCTTTTTGGCAATATTACGCTTGTTACCATCACTTGATTGCTCATAAGCTCGCGCTAGCCAATACTGCCATTGACCAGACTTTTGAGTTTCCGCATCCATCCGTGATATAGCTTCAATGACATCATCCCAGCGGCCAAACCGAATAGCGGCCTTAGCATAGTCTTCAGCTTCTTCAAAGTTAAAGTCATCATCTAAGCTGCTACGAAACCAATCAACGGCCTCAGAGTTAAAGCCATCATCGGTGGTGTGGCTCATACGCTGAACCCCAAGAATACGATACGCATAGCGGCGGGTGTCCTCATTTAACAATCGTGCTGAGCGCTGATTGTCTTGCTTGATATCAAAATCTAACTGTAATGCCGCCTCGCGATAGGACTTATCAGCAATGCGACCAAGTGCATATAGGTACAGATATTGATTGGTCTGGCTATGCGGTTGCATGCCAAAGCGACTAAAAAATGAGCTTGTGTTCAGCTGAATATCACTTAATGCAGAATAGGCAATCGGTGTGCCAAGGCGTGATGATAGCGCCATAATGTCGCCGGTCTTACCTTTACGTAGCATACGCTTGAGACGGGCTGCACGATCTTGATTGCTAATCAGCGCGTTATTATTCATCTCCGTTGCCAGCTGTTCGCACAAAGCTGGCTGCTTTAAGGTAGTCAACCAAACGTCTGACTTCTCGGCCAGCGCACGCATGGTATCGCCGCCGTTATTAAAGCCAAGCCCAATCGCACAGCGCTCACTACTATCCGCATTGGTGATTAAGTTCGCCACTTGCCGTACAGAGGCGTAATCACCTGATGCCGCTTTGGTCTCAGCAAAATCTGCTACTAGTTTTTCTGCCATAACGGTATTGGGGTATTGACGTACAAACTGCGATACCGCCGCCGAGCTTTGCGAATTCAAATCTAAGTTCATGCGCCAGTAAGTAGAATACATGGCAAATAAACCGCCGCTCATCAACTGCTCATAGTTATATAGCGCACTAATATCGCCGCGATCTGCTGCCTGTGCTGCAGCGGTGAAGGAGTCGATGCTATTGTCCTGCTGGTAGCTACCACCATAAGGCGCCGGCTCTGCACAGGCCACCTGTGATAATCCGAGCACGCTCATCGCTGTTGCCAAGTTCAGCGCACCAACGCGTAGCGAGCTAACATTAAAAGGCTTAGAGCTACTGCTTGCGGTAGATTTAAGCATGACGTTGTGGTCATAACTGTTGCCATGAATGTTTTTGGCAGCACGGTGCTTAATCATACTTAACTCTCTTTATTATTTTAGGGGTTATTTATTATTTGGCTTTTTGGTAGCTGATTTTTTAATAGCTGGCTTAGTAATGGGGATTTTTAATCTTAGGTGCTAATACTAGCTCTTCGTATTGTATAGTTAATACTCAATAAAGTAGATACGCTAATAGTTACGTGCGGCTGGTAAATCAATAAGACGCGCTAGCAAGGTAACGCTTATCATACTATATTCGTTCAACTTTCAACCAGCTTCCTTACCATTTATAAATAAATAGGACAGCGACGCGTAACACGGAGGTGATATGACAGTAAGATATACCTATAAGCCGTCGGTACCATCCAAACGCATACTGAATCATTGATAAGCAGTTGATACTATTATAAATAAGTTATCCTAATTATAATTGATAGCGCCCATTAGTATGACAGTTACTTTTCACATTAGGTGATGGTTATGATAAAATACGCCACCCATAATGGCCTTGTGCCGCTATATTTTATAGCTCTGTTTTACAATTCTGGATTTTGCTTATGAGTGTTTCTGTATTTGACCCCCGTATTGAGACTGCTACCAACACGTCTGCTGTCAATGCACTCGTAGCGCCTCTTTTAGAACCAGCATCAGCGGAAGCGCCAGTATCAATGACCAAAAAAGTCTTTATCACCACCCAAGGCTGTCAGATGAATGTTTATGATTCTGGCAAGATGCTTGACGTGCTGGGCGAATCGCACGGTA of the Psychrobacter sp. LV10R520-6 genome contains:
- a CDS encoding DUF2789 family protein, whose amino-acid sequence is MLGEPDYTINDLFAQLGLDSSDEAIDNFVEKHQLAKSEKLIESNVWNDNQRMFLQEEWTKDAAWVEIIDDLNVRMHPDA
- a CDS encoding transglycosylase SLT domain-containing protein, with amino-acid sequence MIKHRAAKNIHGNSYDHNVMLKSTASSSSKPFNVSSLRVGALNLATAMSVLGLSQVACAEPAPYGGSYQQDNSIDSFTAAAQAADRGDISALYNYEQLMSGGLFAMYSTYWRMNLDLNSQSSAAVSQFVRQYPNTVMAEKLVADFAETKAASGDYASVRQVANLITNADSSERCAIGLGFNNGGDTMRALAEKSDVWLTTLKQPALCEQLATEMNNNALISNQDRAARLKRMLRKGKTGDIMALSSRLGTPIAYSALSDIQLNTSSFFSRFGMQPHSQTNQYLYLYALGRIADKSYREAALQLDFDIKQDNQRSARLLNEDTRRYAYRILGVQRMSHTTDDGFNSEAVDWFRSSLDDDFNFEEAEDYAKAAIRFGRWDDVIEAISRMDAETQKSGQWQYWLARAYEQSSDGNKRNIAKKMYQHLAKSNEYYGLMAKDKVGQRFDAGRLGGNNLPSVSGRDRARVMQDPSFARAFALYNAEASRAYANREWNWAVKVARDNRDDNLIIAAARQAHDMGWLDRAIYAIDNTDNANSLALSHPMPHQDAVVRYSQSAGIDPAWAYGIMRQESRFVTSARSNVGASGLMQIMPDTAKYIARNLGESYSASGANSGDTNIRYGTWYMSDILGKLNYQPVLATAGYNAGPNKAKRWQPTYGALAADQYVESIAYPETRDYVKHVMENATIYSSLLGRPEPISQRMGTIPAAF
- a CDS encoding malate dehydrogenase gives rise to the protein MKQPVRVAVTGAAGNISYAMLFRIASGEMLGKDQPIILQLLEIAPALDALKGVVMELEDCAFPLLAGIVQTDDANIAFKDIDYALLVGSRPRGPGMERKDLLEANAAIFSAQGKALNDVASRDVKVLVVGNPANTNAVIAQRNAPDLDPRNFTAMTRLDHNRAMAQLAGKTDSTINDVKKMIIWGNHSSTQYPDLTACTVNGKPALDLVDRDWYENTYIPEVQQRGAAIIKARGASSAASAANAAIAHVRTWVTGTEDNDWVSMGVYSNGEYGISEGLIYSFPCTCKNGDWSIVADVDVSSDFSKEKMAATEQELSEERDAVSHLLP
- the ribF gene encoding riboflavin biosynthesis protein RibF, whose product is MNTYFLEQLIALPSTAPTDTSLIELAPCVLTIGNFDGVHLGHQAMLAQVRTLANEQKLSAAVMIFEPQPREFFAPATAPARLTNLAEKQALLAEYGVETLIVAGFDTDFRSLSAQAFADLLALRLNVQALVLGDDFRFGHDRTGDSQFLRNYGLHVTNLHTVTDDNPINNNTAERISSTRVRDLLLAGDISAANQLLGRDYAITGLVIGGDKIGRTLDFPTANIDLARLKPALHGIFAVDVVGLDKYGQIIPNGLTTLAENEQTGVAGLRSHSLFGTASVGIRPSVDKGHDWRLEVHFPQFHADLYEQTLHVRFLHFLHGERHYDGLEALKSGINNDVTDLLEWRAQQPD